The Zalophus californianus isolate mZalCal1 chromosome 7, mZalCal1.pri.v2, whole genome shotgun sequence genome includes a region encoding these proteins:
- the LOC113927874 gene encoding 60S ribosomal protein L31-like yields MTSCFFSHLQNCSTLPFQPGPSRTAPAKKGGEKKGCSAINEVVTREYTINIHKCIHGMGFKKRAPRALKEIRKFAMKEVGTPDVRIDTRLNKAVWAKGIRNVPHRIHVRLSRKSNEDEDSPNKLYKLVTYVPVTTFKNLQTVNMDEN; encoded by the coding sequence ATGACATCATGCTTTTTCAGTCATCTTCAAAACTGCTCTACACTTCCTTTCCAACCAGGGCCCAGCAGAACGGCTCCCGCGAAGAAGGGTGGCGAGAAGAAGGGCTGTTCTGCCATCAACGAGGTAGTGACCAGAGAATACACCATCAACATTCACAAGTGCATCCATGGAATGGGTTTCAAGAAGCGTGCCCCTCGGGCACTCAAAGAGATCCGgaaatttgccatgaaggaggtgggaactccagatgtgcgcattgacaccaggctcaacaaagctgtctgggccaaaggaataaggaatgttccACACCGTATCCATGTGCGGTTGTCCAGAAAAAGTAACGAGGATGAAGATTCACCAAACAAGCTCTACAAACTGGTTACCTATgtacctgtcaccactttcaaaaatctacagacaGTTAATATGGATGAGAACTAA